The Helianthus annuus cultivar XRQ/B chromosome 15, HanXRQr2.0-SUNRISE, whole genome shotgun sequence genomic sequence AAAGCATATGTAACTcatcaaaaaattaaaaaagaaaagaaaacaaattAATTAGGCACAATTAAGTTACATTAGGCGCCACCTTTATAAGTTACCAACAGATTGTAGTGTCAATCTATGTTCCATGTTGTAGAGTTGCAAGTCAACTCTCATAGTTCCACCGTAAAAACATGTCTATGGTCCGCCTGTTTTTATCATATTCCGTCAACAAAATCTCTTTAAATACTCTTCACAATATATATTATTTCCCATAACAACTATAATGTCACCGGTGCTATTTACCCAACAAAAGATGTTTGAACATGAACACTGTACATATGAAGTTAGTGAGTATGATATGCTTCTTAGTGAAGCGATCGTTGACAGAGATGCGCCCGAGAGTGGTTCGAGTGTTGATGATAAACTAAGGTGGCTTCGATCACAAATTATAGGCGGGTTTGCTGAGATTCAGACCCCATTTGGATCGCGTAAACTTACGTATGCAGATCATACAGCCTCTGGCCGCTGTCTTCGTTACATTGAAGATTATATCATTCACAATATTCTTCCCTTTTATGGTAACCATACTTTTGTTTCTGTTTTAATAATTTATTGTGTACCACTTCAGTTTTCGTCAAACACTTGTTTCGCCGTAGTTCTAGAGACCTCGGCGGATGGGGCCACCTAGAATATATGTTGTGGGGTCAACTGACCGCACaacatttttatatattaaatttatgTATATTGCGATTTTTTGACCGGGCCCCACGTACAAATTTTTCGGGCCAAAAGTTTAATTATTAGAATTAAAAGCATAGGGCATACATACAAATTAGAAATTAATATGTAAGGAACTTATGATGTACACTTACAGCTACTGGTGTTGAAAATTTTCAGGTAACACTCACACATGTGACAACTATGTCGGTATTCGGACGATGAAAATGCTCCATGAGGCAACCGGATTTGTGAAGAAATGCTTAGGCGGAACCCAACATGACGCGCTCCTTTTCTGCGGATCAGGCACTACAGCCGCTATAAAACGGCTTCAAGAAGTCATGGGAATTGCAGTTCCATCAATTTTGAAAGAGAAAGTATTGAACACATGTATAGGAAGTGAGGAAAGATGGGTAGTTTTTGTTGGTCCTTATGAACACCACTCCAACCTCCTTTCCTGGAGGCAAAGCCTAGCAGAAGTTATAGAGATCGGTCTAGACGAAGAAGGAATGATTGACATCGATGACTTGAAGACGCGTTTGGAGTTTTATCAAGGCACTGGCCGCCCCATGCTCGGTTCATTCTCTGCTTGTAGTAATGTTACTGGAATTTGTTCTGATACGCGTTCTTTGGCTCGCTTGCTTCACGGGTATGGAGCCTTCGCATGCTTTGATTTCGCAGCAAGGTACATGTTTTGCATGGCCTATTACTAATAACAAATTTGCAATATTATAAATGACTGATACCATTAATGTTAAATGCACAATAGTGGTCCATATGTGGAGATTGACATGAGATCAGGTGCTATTGATGGGTATGATGCTATAACCTTAAGTCCACACAAGTTTCTAGGGGGACCTGGATCACCAGGGATTCTTTTGATGAGCAAGGCCTTATATCAGCTCAAATATGCTCCCCCTTCGACATGTGGAGGCGGGACTGTCAACTTCGTTAATTCCTTCGGTGAACAGGTATCCGAAACTGTATTCAAGTCCATCGAAAACTATCAATTGTTAATTAAACTGAATGTATCTAACCATTAGGTAGTTGTAAATTCCTAGGACACACTATACATTAATGACATTGAAGAAAGGGAAGACGCTGGGACGCCCCAAATTATTCAACGAGTAAAAGCAGCATTAGCCTTCCAAGTTAAAGAATACATCAAATGTGAAGTTATTGCCAAGAGAGAACATGACTACATTGAAAGGGCGCTAGCGAGGCTTGTGAAACTTTCCAACATATGGGTGTTGGGAAATACCAAAGCCGAGAGACAAGCAATTCTATCTTTCCTCATTTACACAACTACGAACTCTAATAAGAGAGATAAGCCTCTTAATGGTGCTTTTGTTGCCAAGCTTCTCAATGACCTCTTTGGCATCCAAGCTCGAGGAGGGTGTGCTTGCGCAGGACCGTATGCTCATTGTTTGCTTGGTGTCGATGAGCCATATTCGCTTGCAATCAAATCTGCGGTCCAAATGGTAAGAGTTTTATTTCTACATTTCTCCATACCAAACATTACCATAAACTATATTTATGTATATCATATGATGTTCTTGTTCTATTGATAGGGCTATAATGGAGCAAAGTTGGGTTGGACAAGAGTAAGCTTTCCTTACTACATGTCTAATGAGGAATATGAATTCATTGTATCTGCAATTGAATTTCTGGCTGTTTATGGACAAAGATTTCTTCCTCTTTACCACTTGAATTGGAAAACAGGCAGTTGGACTCTTAAGACTAATACTCATGTACCAAAAGCAGATTTTCAACAAAAGGTGACAGGATGCAAAACAATGGATTATGACAAGTATGCAATCTATCTTGAGGTTGCAAAGCACATAGGAAACATACTTCCAGAATTCCCTACATATCAGTGTACACTTCCCAAGGACATAGATTCCAACTATGTGTTTTTTCAAGTGTAGTTTCAAATCCATGACATAATTGGCTTGTTAGTCAAAAGTATGTATGCTGAgataatatattatatttattcatGCATGTTGTAATTCACATTATTTCCGTTTAATATTATTGGAAGCTTCAAAGTAGGAACATGGCAATATAGTCCACTTTTATTGTAATTATTTATTTTACATGTTggtttatatttattatttgtttGGAAGAATTCAAAGGGGAGTAAATATGtttctttctattttttttttaggCTATATTTCTCATTTTCTCCTAAGACTCCAACTCTTGATATTTAGGGGAGCATCACTATTAACTTAAAGGCTTCGTCAATTAGACCCAAGTACCCAACCCCCACCCACAAACAAACCTTAGTAACCATTTTCTAAAAGGCTT encodes the following:
- the LOC110910622 gene encoding probable cysteine desulfurase, with the translated sequence MSPVLFTQQKMFEHEHCTYEVSEYDMLLSEAIVDRDAPESGSSVDDKLRWLRSQIIGGFAEIQTPFGSRKLTYADHTASGRCLRYIEDYIIHNILPFYGNTHTCDNYVGIRTMKMLHEATGFVKKCLGGTQHDALLFCGSGTTAAIKRLQEVMGIAVPSILKEKVLNTCIGSEERWVVFVGPYEHHSNLLSWRQSLAEVIEIGLDEEGMIDIDDLKTRLEFYQGTGRPMLGSFSACSNVTGICSDTRSLARLLHGYGAFACFDFAASGPYVEIDMRSGAIDGYDAITLSPHKFLGGPGSPGILLMSKALYQLKYAPPSTCGGGTVNFVNSFGEQDTLYINDIEEREDAGTPQIIQRVKAALAFQVKEYIKCEVIAKREHDYIERALARLVKLSNIWVLGNTKAERQAILSFLIYTTTNSNKRDKPLNGAFVAKLLNDLFGIQARGGCACAGPYAHCLLGVDEPYSLAIKSAVQMGYNGAKLGWTRVSFPYYMSNEEYEFIVSAIEFLAVYGQRFLPLYHLNWKTGSWTLKTNTHVPKADFQQKVTGCKTMDYDKYAIYLEVAKHIGNILPEFPTYQCTLPKDIDSNYVFFQV